A genomic region of Dactylococcopsis salina PCC 8305 contains the following coding sequences:
- a CDS encoding vitamin K epoxide reductase family protein — protein sequence MTRRRSTPWLYRWSRPIIGAIGLLGAILTAYLTVQKLTGQTVGCVAGAAESGSCSNVLNSPYATVFGLPLSLFGFLAYSAIVLFSLGPLLINPDRNKSLRKNLENQTWLLLLVGSTAMTVFSGYLMYILSFQLQTFCPYCIGSAFFSLSLLSLTLLGKDWEDLGQIFFTGIVVGMITLVGTLGVYSNINNSTVSAEESNIIPVAETAPEPPKGWDITTKSGEAEIALAEHLTAIGAKKYGAFWCPHCHEQKQLFGKTAFDKINYIECDPRGIDPKPETCQQAGVRSYPSWEINGEMYRGTQPLERLAEISNYEGSTNFKYQLP from the coding sequence ATGACTAGACGACGTTCAACCCCTTGGCTTTATCGGTGGTCTCGTCCCATAATCGGCGCGATCGGGCTTTTGGGAGCAATTCTCACCGCTTACCTCACCGTGCAAAAACTCACGGGTCAAACGGTGGGTTGTGTCGCAGGAGCCGCCGAAAGCGGTAGTTGTAGCAATGTTTTAAATAGTCCTTATGCCACTGTTTTTGGACTTCCCTTAAGTTTATTTGGATTTTTAGCTTATAGCGCGATCGTACTGTTTTCTCTGGGTCCATTATTAATCAATCCCGATCGAAATAAAAGCCTTCGTAAAAACCTAGAAAACCAAACTTGGTTATTATTATTAGTCGGTAGTACCGCAATGACCGTTTTTAGCGGTTATCTAATGTATATTTTATCCTTTCAACTACAAACCTTTTGTCCTTATTGTATTGGATCAGCATTTTTCTCCTTAAGTTTATTATCACTTACCTTACTAGGAAAAGATTGGGAAGACTTAGGACAAATCTTCTTTACAGGAATTGTCGTCGGAATGATTACCTTAGTCGGAACATTAGGAGTTTATTCTAATATTAATAACAGTACAGTTTCCGCAGAAGAATCCAACATTATTCCCGTTGCTGAAACAGCGCCTGAACCGCCAAAAGGATGGGACATCACAACGAAATCAGGAGAAGCAGAAATCGCCCTCGCCGAACATTTAACAGCAATTGGGGCAAAAAAATATGGTGCATTTTGGTGTCCCCATTGTCACGAACAAAAACAACTATTTGGGAAAACAGCCTTCGATAAAATCAACTATATTGAATGTGATCCCAGAGGAATTGATCCGAAACCAGAAACTTGTCAACAAGCGGGAGTACGATCTTATCCCAGTTGGGAAATCAATGGCGAAATGTATCGCGGAACCCAACCCTTAGAGCGTTTAGCCGAGATTTCCAATTATGAAGGTTCAACTAACTTTAAATACCAACTCCCCTAA
- a CDS encoding type II toxin-antitoxin system HicA family toxin has product MKSISGKKLGQILERNGWKLVRIKGSHHRYQKDNMSISIPIHGNQDVKIGLLKSVMKQANLTESDLI; this is encoded by the coding sequence ATGAAATCAATATCAGGAAAGAAGTTAGGACAGATATTAGAAAGAAATGGTTGGAAATTAGTCAGAATAAAAGGGAGTCATCATCGTTATCAAAAAGATAATATGAGTATCTCTATCCCGATTCATGGTAATCAAGATGTAAAAATTGGACTCTTAAAAAGTGTTATGAAACAAGCAAATTTAACTGAGTCAGACTTAATCTAA
- a CDS encoding type II toxin-antitoxin system HicB family antitoxin, which translates to MKIKAIIHAAEEGGYWAEVPIFQGCYTQGETIEEILENLKEVISLYAEDEPENLHPSDQVVELNL; encoded by the coding sequence ATGAAAATCAAAGCAATAATTCACGCAGCCGAAGAAGGTGGATATTGGGCAGAAGTGCCAATTTTTCAGGGATGCTATACCCAGGGAGAAACGATCGAGGAAATTTTAGAAAATCTCAAAGAAGTAATCAGCTTGTATGCAGAAGATGAACCAGAGAATCTTCATCCCTCTGATCAGGTAGTTGAATTGAATTTATGA
- the hslO gene encoding Hsp33 family molecular chaperone HslO: protein MADQLIRATAAEGGIRAVGVISTRLTEEARQRHNLSYVATAALGRAMSSSLLLASNMKQEQSRVNLRIKSNGPLGGLLVDAGVDGTVRGYVQNPAVELPPNEKGKLDVGGAVGNDGYLYIIRDVGYGYPYSSTVELVSGEIGDDVANYLVTSEQTPSALLVGVFVGAEGVTASGGILLQVLPQVSHDDELVQTLESRVSGLSGFTPLMRQGKTLSSIFEELLGDMGLYIFPDVQMLRFHCGCTFERMMRALKLLGVAELEDMIEKDEGAEATCHFCGQVYQASREELLALVEKMKVED, encoded by the coding sequence ATGGCGGATCAGTTAATTCGAGCGACAGCAGCAGAGGGAGGTATTCGCGCCGTTGGGGTAATTTCCACACGGTTGACAGAAGAAGCAAGACAACGACACAACCTCTCTTATGTCGCCACCGCAGCGTTAGGACGAGCAATGTCCTCTAGTTTATTATTAGCGTCTAATATGAAACAGGAACAATCTCGTGTCAATCTTCGGATTAAAAGTAATGGCCCTCTCGGCGGACTTTTAGTAGATGCGGGAGTTGATGGCACAGTGCGCGGTTATGTGCAAAATCCTGCGGTAGAGTTACCACCCAATGAGAAGGGAAAACTGGATGTTGGTGGTGCAGTAGGAAATGATGGCTATCTCTATATTATTCGAGATGTCGGTTATGGTTATCCCTATTCCAGCACGGTTGAGTTAGTTTCTGGGGAAATTGGCGATGATGTGGCGAATTATTTGGTTACTTCCGAACAAACTCCCTCGGCTTTATTAGTGGGTGTGTTTGTGGGAGCAGAAGGGGTCACTGCTTCTGGTGGTATTTTACTACAGGTGTTACCGCAGGTTTCCCATGATGATGAATTAGTGCAAACTTTGGAGTCGAGAGTGAGTGGGTTATCAGGGTTTACTCCTTTGATGCGACAAGGAAAGACGTTATCGTCAATTTTTGAGGAGTTACTGGGAGATATGGGGCTATACATTTTCCCTGATGTTCAGATGCTCCGTTTCCATTGCGGTTGTACCTTTGAGCGGATGATGCGAGCGCTGAAACTCTTGGGAGTGGCGGAGTTGGAAGATATGATCGAGAAGGATGAAGGCGCGGAAGCTACTTGTCACTTCTGCGGTCAAGTTTATCAAGCGAGTCGAGAGGAATTGTTGGCGTTAGTGGAGAAAATGAAGGTGGAAGATTAA
- a CDS encoding Uma2 family endonuclease, which translates to MIATKPLAETRTLLPNISWQTFKMMLAEMGDNRNTRIAYDSGIIEIMTPLMSHENSNRMIEGLIGVMCEELGLEIKRTGSLTLTRDDLERGAEPDSSYYIQNESLVRNKDKINLAADPPPDLVLEVEYSHSAINKLMLYASLGIPELWRFNGRLLKVYTLTDQNYTEVELSPTFNSIPVKQIPRFLQQAKTQGENATIREFREWIKLQTSQEN; encoded by the coding sequence ATGATTGCAACTAAGCCTCTGGCAGAAACTAGAACGCTACTACCCAATATTAGCTGGCAAACGTTTAAGATGATGCTTGCTGAAATGGGAGATAACCGTAACACTCGAATTGCCTATGATTCGGGAATTATAGAAATTATGACCCCATTAATGTCCCATGAAAACTCAAATCGGATGATCGAAGGTCTCATCGGTGTGATGTGCGAAGAGTTAGGATTAGAAATTAAGCGCACTGGTTCGTTAACTTTAACCAGAGATGATTTAGAGCGCGGCGCAGAACCAGATAGTAGTTATTATATTCAAAACGAGTCTTTAGTTCGGAACAAAGACAAGATCAATTTAGCAGCTGATCCCCCTCCCGATTTAGTGCTTGAGGTTGAATATTCTCATTCTGCAATTAATAAGTTAATGCTTTATGCTTCTCTGGGAATTCCTGAACTTTGGCGCTTTAATGGTCGCCTCCTCAAAGTTTATACTCTTACTGATCAAAACTACACCGAGGTTGAACTTAGTCCAACTTTTAATTCAATACCAGTGAAACAAATTCCCCGTTTTCTTCAACAAGCGAAAACTCAAGGAGAAAATGCAACAATTCGTGAGTTTCGAGAATGGATTAAGCTACAAACTTCACAAGAGAATTAG
- a CDS encoding XisH family protein, with the protein MVKDRFHDVVKTALEKDGWIITADPYEVKIDNIDFEIDLAAEQLLAAIRDQEKIAVEVKSFISPSNVSDFHTALGQFLNYRDALDKIDSERKLYLAIRETIYQSFFTRKFIRDSVRRYQLKLVTYDVKNEVIVQWL; encoded by the coding sequence GTGGTTAAAGATAGATTCCATGATGTTGTTAAAACTGCTTTGGAAAAAGATGGATGGATTATCACTGCTGATCCTTATGAAGTAAAGATTGATAATATAGACTTTGAAATTGATCTAGCAGCAGAACAACTATTAGCGGCTATACGGGATCAAGAAAAAATTGCAGTAGAAGTCAAGAGTTTTATTAGCCCATCCAATGTTTCTGATTTTCATACCGCACTGGGACAATTTCTTAATTATCGAGATGCTCTAGATAAAATTGATTCAGAAAGAAAACTTTATTTAGCAATACGGGAAACAATTTATCAAAGTTTCTTCACGAGGAAATTTATTAGAGATTCTGTAAGGCGATATCAATTAAAACTGGTTACTTACGATGTTAAAAATGAGGTAATTGTACAATGGCTGTAG
- a CDS encoding XisI protein has translation MAVEKYQQYIQKLLNDRAQRLSQQNASVDEYEIQTVFDGERHHYQLLSVGWLGNKREFGCLLHLDIKDGKIWIQHDGTEVGIANQLVEMGVPKQDIVLAFHEPAVREFTDFAAGKEVSQTTT, from the coding sequence ATGGCTGTAGAAAAATACCAACAATATATTCAGAAACTACTAAATGATCGCGCCCAACGACTTTCTCAACAAAATGCTTCAGTAGATGAGTATGAGATACAGACAGTTTTTGATGGCGAACGTCATCATTATCAATTATTATCTGTAGGTTGGCTTGGTAATAAACGAGAGTTTGGTTGTCTTTTACATTTAGATATTAAAGATGGCAAAATTTGGATTCAGCATGATGGAACTGAGGTGGGAATTGCTAATCAGTTAGTAGAAATGGGAGTTCCTAAACAAGACATTGTTTTAGCTTTCCATGAACCTGCTGTTCGAGAGTTTACTGATTTTGCTGCAGGAAAAGAAGTTTCTCAGACAACAACTTGA
- a CDS encoding S-methyl-5'-thioadenosine phosphorylase, with amino-acid sequence MAQAKIGVIGGSGLYQMDALQDIEEVKLETPFGDPSDAFIIGTLEGTRVAFLARHGRNHHLMPTELPFRANIHAMKQLGVEYIISASAVGSLKEQVKPLDMVIPDQFIDRTRNRINTFFGNGIVAHIGFGDPVCEKLGDILYESISHLELDEVTPHRGGTYVCMEGPAFSTKAESYLYRSWGATVVGMTNLPEAKLAREAEIAYATLALVTDYDCWHDDHDSVTVDIVIEYLKKNAVNAQKVIKEAVRRINEKPPVSEAHSALKTAILTPLDKAPTETKEKLEVFLEKYL; translated from the coding sequence ATGGCGCAAGCAAAAATTGGTGTAATTGGTGGGAGTGGGTTGTACCAAATGGACGCACTCCAAGATATTGAAGAAGTCAAATTAGAAACGCCGTTTGGTGATCCCTCCGATGCGTTTATTATTGGCACACTAGAAGGGACAAGAGTTGCATTTCTCGCCCGTCATGGACGTAATCATCACTTAATGCCCACAGAGTTACCCTTTCGGGCAAATATCCACGCCATGAAGCAACTAGGAGTAGAATATATCATTTCTGCTTCTGCTGTCGGCTCTCTTAAGGAACAGGTTAAACCATTAGATATGGTAATTCCTGATCAATTCATCGATCGCACTCGTAACCGCATTAACACCTTTTTCGGGAATGGCATTGTTGCCCACATTGGCTTCGGTGATCCCGTGTGTGAGAAGCTAGGAGATATTTTATATGAGTCCATTTCTCATTTAGAATTAGACGAGGTTACTCCTCATCGCGGCGGAACTTATGTTTGTATGGAGGGGCCAGCTTTTTCTACCAAAGCCGAATCTTATTTATATCGCAGTTGGGGCGCTACAGTTGTGGGAATGACTAATTTACCAGAAGCCAAACTCGCACGAGAAGCAGAAATTGCTTACGCCACCCTCGCCTTAGTTACCGATTATGATTGTTGGCATGATGACCATGATAGTGTCACCGTTGATATTGTGATTGAATATTTGAAAAAAAATGCAGTCAACGCCCAAAAAGTCATTAAAGAAGCGGTGCGCCGCATCAATGAAAAACCACCCGTTTCTGAGGCACATTCCGCGTTAAAAACTGCCATTTTAACCCCACTGGATAAAGCCCCAACAGAGACAAAAGAAAAATTAGAAGTCTTTTTGGAAAAGTATTTATAA
- the ltrA gene encoding group II intron reverse transcriptase/maturase codes for MNLLLKYESNAEIKTFLNFPFWLSFGLLLMEKTEWSEVDWKRVEIDVFKLQKRIFRASQGGDVAKVHKLQRLLVRSWCARLLAVRRISQDNQGKNTAGIDGVKSLSPEERLNLAENLTLTGKGKSLRRVWIPKPGRKEKRGLGIPVMEDRARQALLKLAMEPEWEAKFEPNSYGFRPGRSCHDAGGAIYVAINQKPKWALDADISKCFDRINHDALLKKLNTTPTIARQIRAWLKSGVLDKSDWMPTNEGTPQGGVISPLLANIALHGLEEYIKQWAETWKGAKRANRSSISLIRYADDFVVLHKDKSIVQQAKTLIEHWLHDLGLKISESKTRICHTLYDSEEEKAGFDFLGWNIRQHEIGKNHSGKNTNGKLLGFKTIIKPSDKSIKTHYEKIVEVLDSMRGKSQEVIIDKLNPIIKGWCNYHKTVCSKETFVKVDHMVFNKLRRWVKRRHPNKTFRWCLEKYFHWTKGENLEGERREDKWVFSTASSEANTPDAGTHELWKHAWTPIGRHIKIEGSRSPYDGDWRYWSERRGGYPGTKKRVATLMKRQKGKCTRCGLYFKDGDVEEVDHITPKAEGGEDAYKNLQLLHRHCHHKKTAEDLKRQSQKGKNQKKGSSQNKGRSGIHSSFLGR; via the coding sequence ATGAACTTATTATTAAAGTATGAAAGTAATGCAGAGATTAAGACTTTTCTTAACTTTCCATTTTGGTTAAGTTTCGGGTTGCTCCTTATGGAGAAAACGGAGTGGAGTGAAGTGGACTGGAAAAGAGTTGAAATTGATGTGTTTAAACTTCAAAAACGAATTTTTCGAGCTTCTCAAGGTGGTGACGTGGCTAAAGTTCACAAACTCCAGAGATTATTGGTGCGGTCTTGGTGTGCCAGACTTCTTGCAGTACGGCGCATTTCGCAGGATAACCAGGGTAAAAACACGGCGGGGATAGACGGTGTAAAAAGCCTAAGTCCTGAAGAACGGTTGAACCTTGCTGAAAATCTAACCCTTACAGGGAAAGGTAAATCCTTAAGACGGGTCTGGATTCCAAAACCAGGACGTAAAGAAAAACGCGGCTTGGGTATTCCAGTAATGGAAGACCGTGCGAGGCAGGCTCTTCTTAAACTAGCTATGGAGCCGGAATGGGAAGCAAAATTTGAACCTAATTCGTACGGATTTAGACCAGGACGCTCTTGTCATGATGCGGGAGGAGCAATATATGTGGCTATCAATCAAAAACCCAAATGGGCTTTAGATGCAGATATCTCTAAATGTTTTGACCGTATAAATCACGATGCTCTCTTGAAAAAATTAAATACAACCCCGACTATAGCTCGACAAATTCGAGCTTGGTTAAAATCGGGAGTCTTGGATAAAAGTGATTGGATGCCAACAAATGAGGGAACACCACAAGGAGGGGTGATAAGTCCTCTATTGGCAAACATTGCTCTGCATGGACTTGAAGAGTACATAAAACAATGGGCTGAAACTTGGAAGGGGGCGAAAAGGGCTAATCGAAGCTCGATATCTCTTATCCGGTATGCAGATGACTTCGTTGTTCTCCACAAGGATAAATCCATCGTCCAACAGGCGAAAACGCTGATTGAGCATTGGTTACATGATTTAGGCTTAAAAATAAGTGAGAGCAAGACGAGAATTTGCCATACATTGTATGATTCCGAAGAAGAGAAAGCTGGTTTTGATTTCTTAGGGTGGAACATCCGCCAGCATGAAATCGGGAAAAACCATTCAGGAAAAAATACAAATGGCAAATTACTTGGATTCAAGACAATAATCAAACCTAGCGACAAAAGTATTAAAACTCATTATGAAAAGATTGTTGAAGTGTTGGATTCAATGAGAGGTAAATCCCAAGAGGTAATCATTGATAAACTTAATCCTATTATCAAGGGTTGGTGCAACTATCATAAGACAGTCTGCTCAAAGGAGACATTTGTTAAAGTGGATCACATGGTCTTCAATAAATTACGTCGTTGGGTGAAACGTCGTCATCCGAATAAAACCTTCAGATGGTGTTTAGAAAAATACTTTCATTGGACAAAGGGGGAAAACTTAGAGGGAGAAAGAAGAGAGGATAAATGGGTCTTTTCAACAGCCTCCTCGGAAGCAAATACTCCTGATGCGGGTACGCACGAACTGTGGAAACACGCATGGACACCAATTGGAAGACATATTAAAATCGAGGGTTCAAGGTCTCCATACGATGGAGACTGGCGATACTGGAGTGAACGCCGGGGTGGATATCCTGGTACGAAAAAACGGGTAGCTACTCTGATGAAGCGTCAGAAAGGCAAATGTACCCGTTGTGGACTATATTTCAAAGATGGAGATGTAGAAGAAGTTGACCACATTACCCCTAAAGCTGAAGGGGGTGAAGATGCCTACAAGAACTTACAGTTACTCCATCGCCATTGTCACCACAAGAAAACTGCTGAAGACCTAAAACGACAGAGCCAAAAAGGCAAGAATCAGAAGAAAGGTTCAAGTCAGAATAAAGGCAGAAGTGGAATTCATTCTAGCTTCTTAGGTCGATAG
- a CDS encoding ABC-ATPase domain-containing protein, whose protein sequence is MQNQDQLRSTLQRLDNASYKAYKDIKGTYDFIDFQLIIDYVQGDPFASPSRLRLQIPQSIAAFPEFLYQSPSREVALRDYLTRQFRQAASQISDSRGTGKSGLIAITGIGQEVLERSSVLIDEEMVEVRFIAGLPAKGRRILGRQAAEMLCEDVPEIVDRALIYQSLSPKAIRHHVETVEDADWLREELSKQNLVAFVPNGAILPRRSGVDPRPLTDKNVVPFQSPASLQVSFDCPNRGTVEGMGIPRGITLIVGGGYHGKSTLLEALELGVYNHIPDDGRELVVTDPDAVKIRAEDGRSVVGVDISPFINQLPQGRSTTDFSSPNASGSTSQAANIVEALEAGAKVLLVDEDTTATNFMIRDHRMQQLISKDKEPITPFIDKIQQLDRDYQVSTILVMGGSGDYFDMADTVIAMENFKPYEVTEKAKQIAAENRTERYTEGGEHFGQITPRVPLADSIDPSRGKKEVDVKVRDDDEVSFGNEDIDLAAVEQLVDQSQLRAIGAAIVYAKKQYLDGKRTLPEILDAIEADIEKKGLDIITRSPQHDLAYFRRFELAAALNRLRSLAVKSG, encoded by the coding sequence ATGCAAAATCAAGATCAATTACGTTCAACGCTACAGCGACTCGATAACGCTAGTTATAAAGCCTATAAAGATATTAAGGGGACTTATGATTTTATTGATTTTCAGTTAATTATTGATTATGTTCAAGGTGATCCCTTTGCTTCTCCTTCACGGTTACGTTTACAAATTCCGCAATCGATCGCGGCGTTTCCCGAGTTTCTCTATCAGTCTCCTAGTCGGGAAGTAGCACTACGGGATTATTTAACTCGTCAGTTTCGCCAAGCGGCTTCTCAAATTAGTGACTCTAGGGGAACTGGAAAAAGTGGTTTAATTGCAATTACAGGAATCGGACAAGAGGTTTTAGAACGCAGTTCGGTTTTAATTGATGAAGAAATGGTAGAAGTGCGTTTTATCGCGGGACTTCCAGCAAAAGGACGGCGGATTTTAGGTCGTCAAGCGGCGGAAATGCTATGTGAGGATGTCCCAGAAATTGTCGATCGCGCTTTGATTTATCAATCTCTTTCACCGAAAGCCATTCGCCATCATGTGGAAACGGTAGAGGATGCGGACTGGTTACGAGAGGAGTTATCGAAACAGAATTTAGTGGCATTTGTTCCCAATGGGGCAATTTTACCCCGTCGCAGTGGGGTTGATCCGCGTCCATTAACGGATAAAAATGTTGTTCCTTTTCAGTCTCCCGCAAGTTTACAGGTGAGTTTTGATTGTCCGAACCGAGGAACAGTGGAAGGAATGGGAATCCCGCGCGGCATTACTTTGATTGTGGGGGGCGGCTATCACGGAAAATCGACGCTTTTGGAAGCACTGGAGTTAGGGGTTTATAATCATATTCCTGATGATGGACGGGAGTTAGTTGTTACTGATCCAGATGCGGTGAAGATTCGCGCTGAGGATGGAAGAAGTGTTGTTGGTGTGGATATTTCCCCGTTTATTAATCAGTTACCCCAAGGGCGATCGACCACTGATTTCTCTAGCCCCAACGCCAGTGGTAGCACGTCTCAAGCGGCGAACATTGTTGAAGCGTTAGAAGCGGGTGCAAAAGTTTTGTTAGTGGATGAAGACACGACCGCAACCAATTTTATGATCCGTGATCATCGGATGCAACAATTGATTAGTAAGGATAAAGAACCGATTACGCCGTTTATTGATAAAATTCAACAACTCGATCGCGATTACCAAGTTTCGACGATTCTTGTCATGGGAGGAAGTGGCGATTACTTTGACATGGCGGATACCGTAATCGCAATGGAGAACTTTAAACCTTATGAAGTGACCGAAAAAGCGAAACAAATCGCAGCGGAAAACCGAACCGAACGTTATACAGAAGGGGGAGAACATTTTGGTCAGATTACTCCTCGTGTTCCTCTCGCTGACAGTATTGATCCCAGTCGCGGGAAAAAAGAGGTGGATGTAAAAGTGCGAGATGATGATGAGGTTTCCTTTGGTAATGAAGACATTGATCTCGCTGCGGTGGAACAGTTGGTGGATCAAAGTCAGTTACGGGCGATCGGGGCGGCGATCGTGTATGCTAAAAAACAATATCTTGATGGGAAACGCACTCTCCCTGAGATTTTAGACGCGATCGAAGCCGATATCGAAAAAAAGGGCTTAGACATCATTACTCGGTCTCCTCAACACGATTTAGCTTATTTTCGACGGTTTGAACTGGCGGCGGCGTTAAACCGATTACGCAGTTTAGCAGTGAAATCGGGATGA
- a CDS encoding cytochrome P450, protein MNHQTVPIPKSPTLLQIAQWIFNPLGYMKKNRTEYGDIFQAYVSWGKTNPLLMLSEPKALQYILTHDTGKEFTAPGEVNRILEPLLGRQNLILLSGNEHQRRRKLVTPPFHGERLKAYGNIIQNITQQVIDQWSTEASINVRETMQKITMRVILQAVFGLHEGERFDRLERLLGQRLDMTGSPLGSLLLFLPFLQKNYGSWSPGDRLQKLAKETDDLLFAEIEERRKNPDPDRIDILSLLLMAEDEEGNGLTDQDLRDELMTLLVAGHETTATALTWALYWIHSLPEVKDKLLAELDSVTDKTDSSQFLKLPYLGAVCNETLRFYPVAMLTFPRQVEQPVELCGYQLEPGMLIMGSIYLIHQREDLYPQPEQFRPERFLERQFSPYEFMPFGGGVRRCVGAALAQYEMKIVLGTMLSQLNLALLNQRPVSPARRGVTLGQSKSVWVKKVGVRSRSKSVAKV, encoded by the coding sequence ATGAATCATCAAACCGTACCGATTCCAAAATCCCCCACCTTACTCCAAATTGCACAATGGATATTTAATCCGTTGGGATACATGAAAAAAAATCGAACGGAGTATGGCGACATTTTTCAAGCCTATGTTTCTTGGGGAAAGACTAACCCTTTACTGATGTTAAGTGAACCCAAAGCGTTACAGTATATCCTCACCCATGACACGGGAAAAGAGTTTACCGCGCCAGGGGAGGTGAACCGTATTTTAGAACCGTTACTGGGTCGCCAAAACTTAATCCTTCTCAGTGGAAACGAACATCAACGCCGCCGTAAGTTAGTTACCCCTCCCTTTCATGGGGAACGCTTAAAAGCCTATGGAAACATCATTCAAAATATTACACAGCAAGTGATTGATCAATGGTCAACGGAAGCCTCGATTAATGTTCGTGAGACCATGCAGAAAATTACGATGCGAGTGATTTTACAAGCGGTGTTTGGGTTACATGAAGGAGAAAGGTTCGATCGACTCGAACGCTTGCTTGGTCAGCGATTAGACATGACTGGTTCTCCTCTCGGTTCGCTGCTTCTTTTCCTACCTTTCCTACAAAAAAATTATGGGTCTTGGAGTCCAGGCGATCGATTGCAAAAACTCGCGAAAGAAACCGATGATCTTTTATTTGCTGAAATTGAGGAACGGCGGAAGAATCCTGATCCCGATCGCATCGACATTCTTTCCTTACTATTGATGGCAGAAGATGAAGAGGGAAATGGTTTAACGGATCAAGATTTGCGAGATGAATTAATGACCCTGCTTGTCGCTGGACACGAAACAACAGCAACCGCGCTCACTTGGGCATTGTACTGGATTCACTCTTTACCAGAGGTAAAAGACAAATTATTAGCCGAATTAGATTCTGTTACTGATAAAACTGATTCTTCTCAATTTCTCAAACTCCCTTATCTCGGTGCGGTTTGTAACGAAACCCTACGCTTTTATCCCGTCGCGATGTTGACTTTTCCTCGACAAGTAGAACAACCTGTAGAACTTTGTGGCTATCAGTTAGAACCAGGAATGCTGATCATGGGAAGCATTTATTTGATTCATCAGCGAGAAGACCTCTATCCGCAACCCGAACAATTTCGACCAGAACGCTTTTTAGAACGACAGTTTTCTCCCTATGAGTTTATGCCTTTTGGCGGTGGTGTCCGTCGCTGTGTTGGTGCGGCTTTAGCACAATATGAGATGAAAATTGTTCTGGGAACAATGTTAAGCCAGTTAAATTTGGCGTTGCTCAATCAGCGTCCTGTTTCACCAGCACGACGAGGAGTTACTTTAGGACAAAGTAAGTCGGTTTGGGTGAAGAAAGTTGGGGTTCGATCGCGATCGAAATCAGTAGCTAAAGTTTAA
- a CDS encoding BrnT family toxin, with amino-acid sequence MATVLLDGILRGLLALKLMEFEWDIEKDKINQKKHQISFEEAAEIFRYPTYEVTDDRVDYGETRYIAIGNNNQMITITVVYTEREGKIRLISARRANKQEVKLYYDYCT; translated from the coding sequence TTGGCGACAGTCCTCTTAGATGGTATTCTAAGGGGACTATTAGCGTTAAAACTGATGGAATTTGAGTGGGATATAGAAAAGGATAAAATTAACCAAAAAAAGCATCAAATTAGTTTTGAAGAAGCAGCGGAAATATTTAGATACCCAACCTATGAAGTAACTGATGATCGAGTAGATTATGGGGAAACTAGATATATTGCTATTGGTAATAACAATCAGATGATAACTATAACAGTTGTTTATACTGAAAGAGAAGGCAAAATTAGATTAATTTCTGCACGACGAGCAAATAAACAAGAAGTAAAATTATACTATGACTACTGTACATAA